A genomic region of Coleofasciculus sp. FACHB-T130 contains the following coding sequences:
- a CDS encoding SLBB domain-containing protein, producing the protein MKSANLSAKRHRETSSDFCNSGASFPKLATRTVVGLALLFVAAMTVSSPAIAQLPGLRPSAAPAGTSTRRGSEAPYTLGAGDRVRLDIFEVPEYSGEYQVLIDGTLNLPIIGSVPVRGLSLERATDEISSRYGRYIRRPLLTITLLAPRPVKIAVAGEVNRPGSYTVNLTEGNQFPTVTQALQLAGGITQAANIRQVELRRISPGSSGVIAVNLWELLNNGDLSQDLTLRDGDSLFIPTSPQINADESRTLADASFAPQNTGPIKIVVVGEVSRPGPYIVSPTTIATANTPPEANATAASSSTPATVTQAIQVAGGITSLADIRQVQVRRSARSGPEKVLNINLWQLLQSGDVTQDVILQEGDTVVVPTASNIDPSEVPQVASASFSPNTIRVNVVGEVAKAGTIELPPNTTLNQAVLAAGGFNNRARRSSVELIRLNANGTISKRNVPVNFAQGINDQNNPILRNNDVVVVNRSNLANFSDTLGTVLSPLGGVFSLFNFFRIFE; encoded by the coding sequence ATGAAGAGTGCTAACTTGAGCGCCAAAAGGCATCGTGAAACAAGTTCTGATTTTTGTAATAGCGGTGCTAGTTTTCCGAAACTGGCTACCCGAACCGTTGTGGGCTTGGCGCTCCTATTTGTGGCGGCAATGACGGTTTCATCACCAGCGATCGCGCAACTCCCCGGATTGCGCCCTTCTGCTGCCCCAGCGGGAACATCTACCAGACGTGGATCGGAGGCCCCATATACTTTAGGCGCAGGCGATCGCGTCCGGCTGGATATTTTTGAGGTTCCTGAATACAGCGGAGAGTACCAGGTGCTAATCGATGGTACGCTCAACCTGCCAATCATTGGCAGCGTACCCGTTCGGGGATTGAGCCTCGAAAGAGCAACCGATGAAATTTCTAGCAGATACGGTCGCTACATCCGACGCCCCCTGCTGACCATTACTCTGCTGGCACCCCGTCCCGTCAAAATCGCAGTGGCTGGGGAAGTCAATCGTCCGGGTTCCTATACCGTTAACCTAACCGAAGGCAATCAATTTCCCACCGTCACGCAAGCACTGCAATTGGCTGGGGGCATTACTCAAGCCGCCAATATCCGCCAAGTAGAACTGCGACGCATTTCACCCGGTTCATCGGGAGTCATCGCTGTCAATCTCTGGGAATTACTCAACAACGGTGATTTGAGTCAAGATCTCACTTTGCGAGATGGAGACTCGCTGTTTATCCCCACCAGCCCCCAAATCAACGCCGATGAATCCCGTACCTTAGCGGATGCCAGCTTTGCGCCCCAGAACACCGGGCCAATCAAGATTGTCGTAGTCGGAGAAGTATCCCGTCCAGGGCCTTATATCGTGTCACCAACCACCATCGCCACTGCGAACACTCCCCCTGAGGCGAATGCGACTGCGGCTTCTAGCAGCACTCCTGCCACCGTGACCCAAGCCATTCAAGTTGCAGGGGGAATTACCTCCCTAGCAGATATTCGCCAGGTTCAAGTCCGCCGTTCTGCCCGTTCGGGACCCGAAAAAGTCCTCAATATCAACCTCTGGCAACTTTTACAGTCCGGGGATGTCACTCAAGATGTCATCTTGCAAGAGGGAGATACCGTGGTGGTGCCTACTGCCAGCAATATCGATCCCTCTGAGGTACCCCAAGTCGCATCGGCTAGCTTCTCTCCCAATACCATTCGGGTCAATGTGGTCGGGGAAGTTGCCAAAGCAGGGACGATTGAACTACCACCCAATACGACCTTGAATCAAGCAGTGCTAGCAGCCGGAGGATTTAACAATCGTGCCCGGAGGAGTTCGGTAGAGCTGATTCGTCTCAACGCCAATGGCACCATTTCTAAGCGGAACGTCCCGGTCAATTTTGCTCAGGGCATCAACGATCAAAACAATCCGATTCTACGCAATAACGACGTGGTGGTAGTGAACCGCTCTAACCTCGCTAATTTCTCAGACACGTTGGGGACGGTGTTGAGTCCGCTGGGAGGGGTTTTCAGCTTATTCAACTTCTTTAGAATCTTTGAGTAA
- a CDS encoding NAD-dependent epimerase translates to MGKILVTGAAGFVGFYLCKLLLDRGEEVIGIDNLNDYYDVNLKQARLEQLKDKNNFQFYKLDLADRQGIAELFANSQIEQVLHMAAQAGVRYSLQNPHAYVDSNLVGFTNILEGCRHSQVEHLVFASSSSVYGANKKMPFSVHDNVDHPVSLYAASKKANELMAHTYSHLYGLPTTGLRFFTVYGPWGRPDMAMFLFTKAILGGRPIDVFNYGKMRRDFTYIDDIAEGVLRVADKIPHPNPDLAGADSDPGVSAAPYKIYNIGNNTPVELGRFIEVLEDCLGTKAVKNMLPMQPGDVPETYADITDLQRDVGFKPSTSIEVGIPRFVEWYRSFYGA, encoded by the coding sequence ATGGGGAAAATTCTAGTTACTGGTGCCGCTGGTTTTGTTGGTTTTTACTTGTGTAAACTGCTGCTAGATAGAGGAGAAGAGGTCATTGGCATCGATAATCTCAATGATTATTATGATGTCAATTTAAAACAAGCTCGTCTGGAGCAACTGAAGGACAAAAATAATTTCCAATTCTACAAACTTGACTTGGCTGACCGTCAAGGAATTGCTGAGTTATTCGCGAATTCCCAGATTGAACAAGTACTACATATGGCTGCCCAGGCCGGTGTACGTTACTCGCTGCAAAATCCCCATGCTTATGTTGATAGCAATCTGGTGGGATTTACGAATATCTTGGAGGGGTGTCGGCATTCGCAAGTTGAACACTTGGTGTTTGCTTCTTCTAGTTCAGTTTATGGGGCAAATAAGAAAATGCCTTTTTCGGTGCATGACAATGTAGATCATCCGGTCAGCTTGTATGCAGCTAGTAAAAAGGCAAATGAACTGATGGCGCATACCTACAGTCATTTGTATGGTTTACCAACGACTGGCTTGCGCTTTTTTACAGTATATGGGCCGTGGGGTCGTCCAGATATGGCAATGTTTTTGTTTACCAAAGCCATTTTAGGAGGGCGTCCGATTGATGTTTTTAATTATGGTAAAATGCGGCGCGATTTTACATACATTGATGACATTGCAGAAGGAGTTTTACGAGTAGCTGATAAAATTCCACACCCAAATCCTGATTTAGCAGGAGCTGACTCCGATCCGGGAGTGAGTGCCGCACCTTATAAAATTTACAATATTGGCAATAATACGCCGGTTGAATTAGGGCGTTTTATCGAGGTTTTGGAAGATTGCCTCGGTACGAAGGCAGTGAAAAATATGCTGCCAATGCAACCGGGAGATGTTCCTGAAACTTATGCCGATATTACTGATTTACAAAGAGATGTTGGCTTCAAGCCTAGTACATCCATTGAAGTTGGAATTCCACGTTTTGTTGAGTGGTATCGCTCTTTTTATGGGGCTTAG
- a CDS encoding polysaccharide biosynthesis tyrosine autokinase, protein MEAGQFSQPSSPKGNGKQFQPLPLTDETQFLENSQDDLNVRQLLNVVRRRALVIAGVAIVVTTGIGLWTFSQTPKYEGKFQLLVEPVTAENKLTKLTQLQAIEPALNDSSLDYETQIKVLLSSERMAAFIAQIQKRYPDIDYESLILENNLTITQIDKTKILEVRYRDTDPDKIKYVLFELAKVYLRYSLQERQTNLNQGIKFVDGQLPGLQQRVDKLQGQLQTFRQRYNILDPEEQAKQLAVLASNVEEQKLDNQLKHNEVRSLYATLQKQLGLPPNQAIAAASLSEAPRYQQLLNKLKEVETKLATESARFLAESPTIQSLKEQQQNLLPLLQQEAAAVLGNNLSGLSERQYLSSPSTVRLELIQQFVDAANQVQVLEVRGNAIAQAEKRLNQQVRLLPLIARQYTDLQRELNVATESLNRFLAVRETLQIEAAQKALPWQLIAKPQKPEDPIFPKPKQNLILGAIAGVMLGLASALLAERLDNVFHSPEELKDSTRLPILGLIPHHKELKLFKPIAELANFAQPNGNGALAKNQIGDSPSKERATTRKASWYNASPFLESFRSLHTNIRFLGSDTPIHSLVVSSASPGDGKSTVSVHLAQAAAAMGQRVLLVDADLRRPQVHNVLGLENHQGLSNVIATGLTPREAIQRLPSWDNLYVLTAGQIPPDPTRLLSSKRMQYLMEQLNAVFDLVIYDTPPILGLADGRLLAVHTNGVIMVARLGKTDRSILLQAIDALKISSAPVLGMVANGVRRNAGGSYYYYDRYYTSNQESEVENAKKLLQKKLGLR, encoded by the coding sequence ATGGAAGCGGGCCAATTTTCTCAACCGTCATCGCCGAAAGGGAATGGCAAGCAATTTCAGCCATTGCCGCTAACCGACGAAACTCAGTTTCTGGAAAACAGCCAGGACGACTTGAATGTTCGTCAGCTCTTGAATGTGGTGCGTCGCCGTGCTTTGGTGATTGCGGGGGTGGCGATCGTTGTCACGACTGGAATCGGCTTATGGACATTCAGCCAGACACCCAAGTATGAAGGAAAGTTCCAACTCCTGGTGGAACCCGTCACGGCTGAAAATAAGCTGACTAAACTTACTCAATTGCAGGCAATCGAGCCAGCTCTCAACGACTCTAGTCTGGATTACGAAACCCAAATTAAAGTTTTACTTAGTTCTGAACGGATGGCGGCATTCATCGCTCAGATCCAAAAGCGCTATCCCGATATCGACTATGAATCACTCATTCTTGAAAACAACCTAACAATTACCCAAATAGATAAAACAAAAATTTTAGAAGTACGTTACCGCGATACCGATCCCGACAAAATCAAGTATGTATTATTCGAGTTGGCTAAAGTTTATTTGAGGTACTCTCTTCAGGAGCGGCAAACTAACCTCAACCAGGGAATTAAGTTTGTAGACGGTCAACTTCCTGGACTTCAACAACGGGTGGACAAACTCCAGGGACAACTGCAAACGTTCCGGCAGCGTTACAACATCCTCGATCCGGAAGAACAAGCCAAACAACTTGCCGTGCTAGCCTCAAATGTTGAGGAACAAAAACTCGATAACCAACTAAAACATAATGAAGTCCGTTCGTTGTATGCAACGTTACAAAAGCAGTTAGGATTACCCCCCAATCAAGCGATCGCTGCCGCATCTCTTTCGGAAGCACCGCGTTACCAACAGTTACTCAACAAACTTAAGGAAGTCGAAACAAAGCTTGCCACCGAGTCAGCCCGATTTCTGGCAGAAAGTCCAACCATTCAGTCACTCAAAGAGCAGCAGCAAAATTTGCTGCCCCTCTTGCAACAAGAAGCGGCGGCAGTACTGGGAAATAATCTATCTGGTCTCAGCGAACGGCAATATTTGTCTTCCCCCAGCACGGTACGTCTAGAGCTGATTCAGCAATTTGTGGATGCGGCAAACCAAGTCCAGGTTCTGGAAGTTCGCGGCAACGCGATCGCGCAAGCCGAAAAGCGCTTAAATCAACAAGTTAGACTACTGCCCCTGATTGCCCGTCAGTACACAGATTTACAGCGGGAACTCAACGTCGCAACCGAGAGTTTAAACCGCTTTCTAGCCGTTCGGGAAACCCTGCAAATTGAAGCAGCACAGAAGGCTCTCCCCTGGCAGCTGATTGCCAAACCCCAAAAGCCAGAAGATCCTATCTTTCCCAAGCCAAAGCAAAATTTGATATTAGGAGCGATCGCTGGGGTAATGTTAGGGCTGGCATCTGCCTTATTAGCAGAGCGACTCGACAATGTCTTCCACTCCCCCGAAGAACTCAAAGACAGCACCCGACTGCCCATTCTTGGCTTGATTCCCCACCACAAAGAACTCAAACTATTCAAACCCATCGCAGAACTCGCCAATTTTGCCCAGCCAAATGGCAACGGAGCCTTAGCCAAAAACCAAATCGGAGATAGCCCATCCAAAGAGCGTGCCACCACTCGCAAAGCTAGCTGGTACAATGCTTCTCCCTTCTTAGAATCCTTCCGTTCTCTCCATACCAATATTCGTTTTCTCGGTTCTGATACCCCCATCCACTCGCTAGTGGTTAGCTCAGCGTCCCCAGGTGATGGTAAATCCACTGTATCCGTACACCTAGCACAGGCGGCTGCGGCAATGGGACAGCGAGTTTTGCTCGTAGATGCAGATTTGCGGCGTCCTCAGGTTCATAATGTCCTCGGTTTAGAAAACCACCAGGGACTGAGCAACGTCATTGCCACAGGTCTAACTCCCAGAGAAGCCATCCAGCGCTTGCCCTCCTGGGACAATCTCTACGTGCTAACCGCTGGACAAATCCCACCAGACCCAACCAGACTGCTTTCCTCCAAGCGAATGCAGTATTTGATGGAGCAGTTGAACGCTGTTTTTGATCTAGTGATTTATGACACGCCACCGATACTAGGTCTGGCAGATGGCAGACTCCTGGCTGTCCATACCAATGGCGTGATCATGGTAGCGAGACTGGGCAAAACCGATCGCTCCATCCTGCTACAAGCGATAGATGCATTAAAAATCTCTAGTGCCCCCGTCTTGGGTATGGTTGCCAACGGTGTGAGAAGAAACGCCGGTGGATCGTACTATTACTACGATCGCTACTACACTTCTAATCAAGAATCAGAAGTAGAGAATGCCAAGAAACTCTTGCAAAAGAAACTCGGATTGCGCTAG